Below is a window of Janthinobacterium lividum DNA.
GCATTTTGTCGCCGACGCCGCGCATGAATTGCGCACGCCGCTGGCGGCCCTGAAATTGCAGGTACTCAGCCTGGAACGGGCCGAATCCGAGGAAAAGCGCAGCCTGGCGATTTCCCGCGTCAGCGCCGGCATCGAGCGGGCCACGCGCCTGGTCGAGCAGCTGCTGGTACTGGCGCGCCAGGAAGCGAGCGCCGCCAGCGGCGACCAGTTGCAGGCGGTGGACTTGAATGATGTCGTCAAGCGCGCGCTGGGCGACATGGCCGGCATCGCGCAAGCGCGCAAGATCGACCTGGGCCTGCACCACATGGATGCGGCCAAGGTGGCGGGGCAGGCCGATGCCCTCAACATCATGCTGCGCAACCTGGTCGACAATGCCATCAAGTACACGCCGCAGGGCGGCACGGTCGATATTGACCTGCGCGCCAGCCCCGTCGGCGTGACCTTGTCCGTGGAAGACAGCGGCCCCGGCATCCCGCCAGAAGAGCGCGAGCGCGTCTTCAGCCGCTTCTACCGCGTGCCCGGCACGGACGCCAACGGCAGCGGCCTGGGGCTGGCCATCATCAAGGCCATCGCCGAGCGCCATGGCGCCCGCCTGGTGCTGGATAAATCCGAGCGCCTGGGCGGCCTGTGCGTGCGCGTGGAATTCCCGCAAGCCGTAAAAAAATAGCGTTTTGACCATGATCTTTGGC
It encodes the following:
- a CDS encoding ATP-binding protein, with translation MKVTVTHSLRGRLLWFLLASIIMAALAQASIAYRSALYDADQIFDYHMQQMALSLRSGAPLANHAQALPADPVNNDMVVQVWTPDGVQVFRSITRAELPQRAVLGFSNVKANGTTYRIFSVQTSSQTVQIAQDMAVRKRMAGSLALRTVGPIALMAPILMLVVWWVVSGSLAPVSRVRKQVAARQADDLSPVSEAGLPDEVRPLVHELNLLFGRVKTAFDAQQHFVADAAHELRTPLAALKLQVLSLERAESEEKRSLAISRVSAGIERATRLVEQLLVLARQEASAASGDQLQAVDLNDVVKRALGDMAGIAQARKIDLGLHHMDAAKVAGQADALNIMLRNLVDNAIKYTPQGGTVDIDLRASPVGVTLSVEDSGPGIPPEERERVFSRFYRVPGTDANGSGLGLAIIKAIAERHGARLVLDKSERLGGLCVRVEFPQAVKK